From Halomicrobium salinisoli, the proteins below share one genomic window:
- a CDS encoding CPBP family intramembrane glutamic endopeptidase, whose product MTTEVDSHAVAVDRVPVAAAVVGVLALPAASLALDALARSQSAAVWNAFKLGVAGVVAAVALRWSGGSPAAVGLRRPTSRDLLWAVGTLVPALAVFALTDPLIEGLGLPTSDGALLRGQSLAAALVTAVVAGLAEEPLYRGVPIEAFADTGLGPLGAGLTTWALFTVAHAPSYPAGTLLQIALVAGVFTAAYLRRRSIVPLIAAHVLLDVSGVLAAVYA is encoded by the coding sequence ATGACGACCGAGGTGGACTCGCACGCCGTCGCCGTCGACCGCGTGCCCGTCGCCGCGGCGGTCGTCGGCGTCCTCGCGCTACCCGCGGCGTCGCTCGCGCTCGACGCCCTCGCGCGGTCGCAGTCCGCGGCTGTCTGGAACGCGTTCAAGCTCGGGGTCGCGGGCGTCGTCGCCGCCGTCGCCCTCCGGTGGAGCGGCGGCTCGCCGGCGGCGGTCGGCCTCCGTCGACCGACGTCTCGGGACCTGCTGTGGGCCGTGGGGACGCTCGTCCCGGCGCTGGCCGTCTTCGCCCTCACCGATCCGCTGATCGAGGGCCTCGGCCTGCCAACGAGCGACGGGGCGCTCCTGCGGGGGCAGTCGCTGGCGGCCGCCCTGGTCACCGCCGTCGTCGCCGGCCTCGCGGAGGAGCCGCTGTACCGCGGCGTCCCGATCGAGGCGTTCGCGGACACCGGACTGGGCCCCCTCGGTGCCGGCCTGACGACCTGGGCGCTGTTCACCGTCGCGCACGCGCCATCCTACCCGGCGGGGACCCTCCTCCAGATCGCGCTCGTCGCCGGCGTGTTCACCGCGGCGTACCTCCGGCGCCGCAGTATCGTCCCGCTGATCGCCGCACACGTCCTCCTGGACGTGTCTGGGGTGCTCGCGGCGGTCTACGCGTGA
- a CDS encoding ABC transporter ATP-binding protein, with protein MTDAALTATGVSVDFGADGVIDDADLRVEAGEVLLLLGPNGAGKTVLLSCLAGSTRPTAGEVRIDGRPVAEDGGEGLSFLRQDAMAVDRLTGRENAAFYGRLHPAFTDRWRDSVDRFDLTGDLDRRVADYSAGMKRKLELALATSVDVPLYLLDEPTAGVDLSMVQRFHDVLLERNADGATLVVTSHRPADAEIADRIAFVVDGTVAESGAPAALFDRVPDVVRVSGTRALDAAADHVVGGDLFGAGPEARGFLRAESDADDVRAAVDDEASPGVSVSRAEPTYTDLFNYYVHVRTGAER; from the coding sequence GTGACGGACGCCGCGCTCACGGCGACCGGCGTCAGCGTGGACTTCGGCGCCGACGGCGTGATCGACGACGCGGACCTGCGCGTCGAGGCCGGCGAGGTGCTGCTCCTGCTGGGGCCGAACGGCGCCGGCAAGACGGTCCTGCTGTCCTGTCTGGCCGGGAGCACGCGACCGACCGCGGGCGAGGTCAGGATCGACGGTCGGCCCGTGGCGGAGGACGGCGGCGAGGGGCTCAGCTTCCTCCGGCAGGACGCCATGGCCGTCGACCGGCTGACCGGCCGGGAGAACGCGGCCTTCTACGGTCGGCTCCACCCGGCGTTCACCGACCGCTGGCGCGACTCGGTCGACCGGTTCGACCTGACCGGGGACCTCGACAGGCGCGTCGCGGACTACTCCGCGGGGATGAAGCGGAAACTGGAACTCGCCCTGGCGACCAGCGTCGACGTCCCGCTGTACCTGCTGGACGAGCCGACCGCCGGCGTCGACCTCTCGATGGTCCAGCGGTTCCACGACGTCCTCCTCGAGCGCAACGCCGACGGCGCCACGCTCGTGGTCACGAGCCACCGGCCTGCCGACGCCGAGATCGCCGACCGGATCGCGTTCGTGGTCGACGGAACGGTGGCAGAGTCGGGCGCGCCCGCGGCGCTCTTCGACCGCGTCCCGGACGTGGTGCGCGTCAGCGGGACGCGCGCCCTCGACGCCGCCGCGGACCACGTCGTCGGGGGCGACCTCTTCGGCGCCGGGCCCGAAGCACGGGGGTTCCTGCGCGCGGAGAGCGACGCCGACGACGTCCGCGCGGCGGTCGACGACGAGGCGTCGCCGGGCGTCAGCGTCTCGCGGGCGGAGCCGACGTACACCGACCTGTTCAACTACTACGTCCACGTCCGCACGGGGGCCGAGCGATGA
- a CDS encoding ABC transporter permease has product MPSDTQAELAIEPTGAASDGGWTAQARAFAERYAREMVRSKGTLAWSLGFPAFFYLLTYAFFVSFDEMPAAIVPDVKAALAVGFGSFTVIAVGVTAFGQAFVTDVEDGRYLQFRSLPIAPSADLVGRLLAGLGIAVLSFGVMLLVGLASGAEFTLRGPASAALVPIALVGFAVPWLALGLAIGTAVDDTRYASIVATFAVFALYFVTGFNGAESSMFAADPVLLNYLPNTLPARFLTYHLVGIEQWGQSSTTPPAMPGGLRWFWIIVAYGAASFLAALAVLRRFVYDRGVLP; this is encoded by the coding sequence ATGCCCTCCGACACGCAGGCGGAACTGGCGATCGAACCGACCGGCGCGGCGTCCGACGGCGGGTGGACGGCCCAGGCCCGGGCCTTCGCCGAGCGGTACGCGCGCGAGATGGTGCGGAGCAAGGGAACCCTGGCGTGGAGCCTCGGCTTCCCCGCCTTCTTCTACCTGCTGACCTACGCCTTCTTCGTCTCCTTCGACGAGATGCCCGCGGCGATAGTGCCCGACGTGAAGGCGGCGCTGGCCGTCGGGTTCGGCTCGTTCACGGTCATCGCGGTCGGCGTCACCGCGTTCGGCCAGGCGTTCGTGACCGACGTCGAGGACGGGCGGTACCTCCAGTTCCGCTCGCTCCCGATAGCGCCGTCGGCCGACCTCGTCGGGCGGCTGCTCGCCGGACTCGGAATCGCCGTCCTGTCGTTCGGCGTCATGCTCCTGGTCGGCCTCGCGTCCGGCGCCGAGTTCACGCTGCGCGGCCCCGCCTCTGCCGCGCTGGTCCCGATAGCCCTCGTCGGGTTCGCCGTCCCGTGGCTGGCGCTGGGGCTGGCGATCGGGACGGCCGTGGACGACACGCGCTACGCCTCGATCGTCGCGACGTTCGCGGTCTTCGCGCTGTACTTCGTCACCGGGTTCAACGGCGCCGAGAGCTCGATGTTCGCCGCCGACCCCGTCCTGTTGAACTACCTCCCGAACACCCTCCCGGCACGGTTCCTGACCTACCACCTCGTCGGCATCGAGCAGTGGGGACAGTCCAGTACGACGCCGCCCGCCATGCCCGGCGGCCTCCGGTGGTTTTGGATCATCGTCGCCTACGGGGCGGCCAGCTTTCTAGCGGCCCTGGCCGTGCTGCGTCGGTTCGTCTATGATCGGGGGGTCCTGCCGTGA
- a CDS encoding vWA domain-containing protein: MATIETSVNRPYLPADGATLTAEIDVEPGEQTASPRRHVALCIDTSGSMQGENIQRARDGAAWVFGLLDDDDWVTVVAFDSDAEVILPATRWGDIERDDAMDDVDDLTAGGGTDMYSGLRAAAESLQGSRAGPDAVRRLLLLSDGKDNEHQPADFADLAREIDEAGVRIQSAGIGTDYNQQTIRTLGTTARGTWTHLENPGDIEEFFGDAVEQAGSVVAPDARLELDVAPGVEVSEVYRALPQAQEVDVEWEDNTSVVKLPDLVEREKQRVVLKIHAPGGDLGEEASLADVTLTARGETAVDAVSVEYTDDDDLLAEHNESVSIDHKQTVVRTELGKGNVEAAETEVERMTVVHGEDAAAVEEAEQQTQIVKEGGRAERSQATQIVDEDRLE, encoded by the coding sequence ATGGCCACGATCGAGACCAGCGTCAACCGCCCGTACCTCCCCGCCGACGGCGCGACCCTCACCGCCGAGATCGACGTCGAACCCGGCGAGCAGACCGCGAGCCCCCGCCGCCACGTCGCCCTCTGTATCGACACGAGCGGATCGATGCAGGGCGAGAACATCCAGCGCGCCCGCGACGGCGCCGCGTGGGTGTTCGGCCTGCTGGACGACGACGACTGGGTGACCGTCGTCGCCTTCGACTCGGACGCGGAAGTGATCCTGCCCGCGACCCGGTGGGGCGACATCGAGCGCGACGACGCGATGGATGACGTCGACGACCTCACCGCCGGCGGCGGCACCGACATGTACAGCGGGCTGCGCGCGGCCGCCGAGTCGCTGCAGGGCTCGCGCGCGGGCCCGGACGCCGTCCGCCGGCTCCTCCTGCTGTCGGACGGCAAGGACAACGAGCACCAGCCCGCGGACTTCGCCGACCTCGCGCGGGAGATCGACGAGGCCGGCGTGCGGATCCAGTCGGCCGGCATCGGCACGGACTACAACCAGCAGACGATCCGGACGCTGGGCACCACGGCGCGGGGCACCTGGACGCACCTGGAGAACCCCGGCGACATCGAGGAGTTCTTCGGCGACGCCGTCGAGCAGGCCGGCTCCGTGGTCGCGCCCGACGCGCGACTGGAACTGGACGTCGCGCCCGGCGTCGAGGTCAGCGAGGTGTACCGCGCCCTCCCGCAGGCCCAGGAGGTCGACGTCGAGTGGGAGGACAACACCTCCGTCGTGAAGCTCCCGGACCTCGTGGAACGGGAGAAACAGCGCGTCGTCCTGAAGATCCATGCCCCCGGCGGCGACCTCGGCGAGGAGGCGTCGCTCGCCGACGTGACCCTCACCGCGCGCGGCGAGACGGCCGTCGACGCGGTGTCCGTCGAGTACACCGACGACGACGACCTGCTCGCCGAGCACAACGAGTCCGTATCCATCGACCACAAGCAGACCGTCGTCCGGACCGAACTGGGCAAGGGCAACGTCGAGGCCGCCGAGACCGAGGTCGAGCGGATGACCGTCGTCCACGGCGAGGACGCGGCCGCCGTCGAGGAGGCCGAACAGCAGACCCAGATCGTCAAGGAGGGCGGCCGCGCCGAGCGGAGCCAGGCCACCCAGATCGTCGACGAGGACCGCCTCGAGTGA
- a CDS encoding serine/threonine protein kinase → MTAGAATDGLGPGDVVAGRYRIEEEAGAGGFARAYEAVDGDTGETVAVKVPNYDSANDADVIEEYFGAEADALERIRRAGGHPNVMDLLARTDVGGTPVLVVEFVDGYELDRAIDEIGTLDPGEVREVGMGLADAMSFLHENEIVYRDLKPDNVMLTERDGQVTPVLIDFNTATGFDASGEAEDSGTTILGPYKPREVAEASRTDARQGPWSDVYSIGKILLFLLKGTVPKQDGIDPRDFGVDCPPYLAAIVEKATRTDYEERYPNATSLYHVLEQEDPSPPPQVRLRSLRTDDRFTIHPGDTLGREDAVGPSPAIAIEDEDEYVSTVQIQFEYDAGTWVLRDRSLNGTYVQTGDGWQRVLGAAGRERLREQGEDPTDRHGDVPPETFRLADGDLIALVHPSYGVAFEFQTG, encoded by the coding sequence GTGACCGCCGGCGCAGCGACCGACGGCCTCGGGCCGGGCGACGTCGTCGCCGGCCGGTACCGGATCGAGGAGGAGGCCGGCGCCGGCGGGTTCGCCCGCGCGTACGAGGCCGTCGACGGCGACACCGGCGAGACGGTCGCCGTCAAGGTCCCCAACTACGACTCCGCGAACGACGCGGACGTCATCGAGGAGTACTTCGGCGCGGAGGCGGACGCCTTAGAGCGGATCCGGCGGGCCGGCGGCCACCCGAACGTGATGGACTTGCTCGCCCGCACGGACGTCGGCGGGACGCCCGTCCTCGTCGTCGAGTTCGTCGACGGCTACGAACTGGACCGGGCGATCGACGAGATCGGGACGCTGGATCCCGGCGAGGTCCGCGAGGTCGGGATGGGCCTGGCCGACGCCATGTCCTTCCTCCACGAGAACGAGATCGTCTACCGCGACCTGAAGCCCGACAACGTGATGCTGACCGAGCGGGACGGCCAGGTGACCCCGGTCCTGATCGACTTCAACACGGCGACCGGGTTCGACGCCTCCGGCGAGGCAGAGGACTCCGGAACGACCATCCTCGGCCCCTACAAGCCGCGGGAGGTCGCCGAGGCCAGCCGGACCGACGCGCGCCAGGGCCCCTGGTCGGACGTCTACTCGATCGGGAAGATCCTCCTGTTCCTGCTGAAGGGCACCGTCCCGAAGCAGGACGGGATCGACCCGCGGGACTTCGGCGTCGACTGCCCGCCGTACCTCGCCGCGATCGTCGAGAAGGCCACCCGGACGGACTACGAGGAGCGGTACCCCAACGCCACCTCGCTGTATCACGTCCTCGAGCAGGAGGACCCGAGCCCGCCGCCGCAGGTGCGGCTGCGGTCCCTGCGGACGGACGACCGGTTCACGATCCACCCCGGCGACACGCTCGGCCGGGAGGACGCCGTCGGTCCCTCGCCCGCGATCGCCATCGAGGACGAGGACGAGTACGTCTCGACGGTCCAGATCCAGTTCGAGTACGACGCCGGGACGTGGGTGCTGCGCGACCGCAGCCTCAACGGCACCTACGTCCAGACCGGCGACGGCTGGCAGCGGGTGCTGGGCGCGGCCGGCCGCGAGCGCCTGCGCGAGCAGGGCGAGGACCCCACCGACCGCCACGGCGACGTCCCGCCGGAGACGTTCCGGCTGGCGGACGGCGACCTGATCGCGCTCGTCCACCCCAGCTACGGTGTCGCATTCGAGTTCCAGACGGGATGA
- a CDS encoding PP2C family protein-serine/threonine phosphatase has product MEYATRYDVGDRKRASGINEDSVAVSVFEQGHRSGLRASDDAGAGDPDGVRDGDPAGAGRDATREGTAGDGSDDPESRSAFAFALADGAGGHDAGDVASYLATTRVLEELSPVAARAARSDPDPFGIDVSDAVLPGAPDDESLEAAVEAAVVAAHRDVVRYADESGTAAYTTLVAGICVGGRCHYGWVGDSRAYVVNAARDRIELLTKDHAVVEQLRDQGEVDDVAAHVHPRGNEITRALGGTGEADPDTATVPVDTESVPMYADDVLFVTSDGLIDAQTDAPTLYDRYVESGRDEEVAASVREAVVTDAELRDHVLRAASLGAAADDLIDLANERGGKDNLSLLLARDPALPPTPDDRPLRRALEPEPLEDRATVILREE; this is encoded by the coding sequence ATGGAGTACGCAACACGATACGACGTCGGCGACCGGAAGCGAGCGAGCGGCATCAACGAGGACAGCGTCGCGGTGTCCGTCTTCGAGCAGGGGCACCGCTCCGGGTTGCGCGCGAGCGACGACGCCGGCGCGGGCGACCCCGACGGCGTCCGCGACGGGGACCCCGCGGGCGCGGGTCGGGACGCGACCCGCGAGGGCACCGCGGGCGACGGCTCCGACGACCCCGAGAGCCGGTCGGCCTTCGCCTTCGCGCTGGCCGACGGCGCCGGCGGCCACGACGCGGGCGACGTGGCCTCCTACCTGGCGACGACGCGCGTCCTCGAGGAGCTGTCGCCCGTCGCCGCGCGCGCGGCCCGGAGCGATCCCGACCCGTTCGGGATCGACGTGAGCGACGCGGTCCTGCCCGGGGCGCCCGACGACGAGTCGCTGGAGGCGGCCGTCGAGGCGGCGGTCGTCGCCGCCCACCGCGACGTGGTCCGCTACGCCGACGAGTCCGGAACGGCCGCGTACACGACCCTCGTCGCCGGGATCTGCGTCGGCGGGCGCTGTCACTACGGGTGGGTCGGCGACAGCCGCGCGTACGTGGTCAACGCCGCCCGGGACCGGATCGAACTGCTCACGAAGGACCACGCCGTCGTCGAGCAGCTGCGCGACCAGGGCGAGGTCGACGACGTCGCCGCCCACGTCCACCCGCGGGGCAACGAGATCACGCGCGCGCTGGGCGGCACCGGCGAGGCCGACCCCGACACGGCCACCGTCCCCGTCGACACCGAGAGCGTCCCGATGTACGCCGACGACGTCCTGTTCGTGACCAGCGACGGCCTGATCGACGCCCAGACCGACGCGCCCACGCTGTACGACCGCTACGTCGAGTCCGGGCGGGACGAGGAGGTCGCCGCGTCGGTCCGCGAGGCGGTCGTGACCGACGCCGAGTTGCGCGACCACGTCCTGCGCGCCGCGTCGCTCGGGGCCGCGGCCGACGACCTGATCGACCTGGCCAACGAGCGAGGCGGCAAGGACAACCTCTCCCTGCTGCTGGCCCGCGATCCGGCGCTCCCGCCGACGCCGGACGACCGGCCACTGCGGCGCGCGCTCGAGCCCGAGCCCCTGGAGGACCGGGCCACGGTCATCCTCCGCGAGGAGTAA
- a CDS encoding double zinc ribbon domain-containing protein, whose protein sequence is MSESTGSLVECPLCGEEFDPTVAGGWCTNSDCGEWQYEGTTDAGDDEAAADDGGDPNGLPGDWDAPAATTSDEDEASDEDEASDDGMAPLEPSDGDGGTEEDDATAEAAAADAAVDDAVDADEENDDSAVDAADADEAADADEVDEADGADAEDDAIDGEDGTDDVAGADSIECPDCGADLPADAEFCTECGSEAVAEDDESDEAGLSECPSCGTDVDADDSFCAGCGEDLDAHRGGDDGGLDACPSCGGDVDADDSFCASCGEDLDAHRDGDALSECPSCGTDVDADDSFCAGCGEDLDAHRGDGAADGPGEPGAAAANGAASAATGAQSGAGEQTPSVLALTAYGRSVVVGDDETVGREIRSLLADAGKSEDEAVRIHREHVRFVREDGRFYLVDLGENPTRLNGESLQKGDRRPVEPGDELDLSGVVTLTVEEP, encoded by the coding sequence ATGTCAGAAAGTACCGGTTCGCTGGTCGAATGTCCTCTCTGTGGGGAGGAGTTCGACCCGACGGTGGCGGGGGGATGGTGTACCAACTCGGACTGCGGCGAGTGGCAGTACGAGGGCACGACCGACGCGGGGGACGACGAGGCCGCGGCCGACGACGGGGGCGACCCGAACGGACTCCCGGGGGACTGGGACGCGCCCGCCGCGACGACGTCCGACGAGGACGAGGCGTCGGACGAGGACGAGGCGTCTGACGACGGAATGGCACCGCTGGAACCGAGCGACGGGGACGGCGGGACCGAGGAGGACGACGCGACCGCCGAAGCCGCGGCGGCGGACGCGGCAGTGGACGACGCGGTCGACGCTGACGAGGAGAACGACGACAGCGCGGTCGACGCGGCCGACGCGGACGAGGCGGCCGACGCGGACGAGGTGGACGAGGCAGACGGGGCGGACGCCGAGGACGACGCGATCGACGGCGAGGACGGCACGGACGACGTGGCGGGGGCCGATTCGATCGAGTGCCCCGACTGCGGCGCCGACCTGCCCGCCGACGCGGAGTTCTGCACCGAGTGCGGCTCCGAGGCCGTCGCCGAGGACGACGAGTCGGACGAGGCCGGCCTGTCCGAGTGCCCGTCCTGCGGGACGGACGTCGACGCCGACGACAGCTTCTGTGCCGGCTGCGGCGAGGACCTCGACGCCCACCGCGGGGGCGACGACGGCGGGCTCGACGCGTGCCCGTCCTGCGGCGGTGACGTCGACGCCGACGACAGCTTCTGTGCCTCCTGTGGCGAGGACCTCGACGCCCACCGGGACGGGGACGCCCTGTCCGAGTGCCCGTCCTGCGGGACGGACGTCGACGCCGACGACAGCTTCTGTGCCGGCTGCGGCGAGGACCTCGACGCCCACCGCGGAGACGGTGCGGCCGACGGTCCGGGTGAGCCGGGAGCGGCTGCCGCCAACGGCGCGGCGAGCGCGGCGACCGGCGCCCAGTCCGGGGCGGGCGAGCAGACGCCGTCCGTGCTCGCGCTGACGGCCTACGGCCGCTCGGTCGTCGTGGGCGACGACGAGACCGTGGGTCGAGAGATCCGGTCGCTGCTGGCCGACGCGGGCAAGTCCGAGGACGAGGCCGTCCGGATCCACCGCGAGCACGTCCGGTTCGTCCGCGAGGACGGCCGGTTCTACCTCGTCGACCTCGGCGAGAACCCCACGCGGCTCAACGGCGAGTCGCTCCAGAAGGGGGACCGCCGCCCCGTCGAGCCCGGCGACGAGCTGGACCTCTCCGGCGTGGTGACGCTGACCGTCGAGGAGCCCTGA